The DNA window CAGACCTTCCAACACGTTAAAAGTGGCGATATTTATACACTCATGGGGTTTCCTTAAAAAATGAACCTGAAGGCTTAATTTAACTTCTATGGTTGCCTcttgctttttttgtctttagagTGCTCTGAGATCCCCAAAACCTTGGGGCATTGTAATATGAATTTTGTCCTCGTCCATAATTGATTCTTGGCTCAACTCTACTTTTCTATAAGAGTGGTCTTGATCACCCAGTgacaaattataataattaccCCTGTAATGGGTTATATGTTTATCTAAGGATACCTTTGGCACTCAAACAAGAAGTGCCTTGAAGTCAACTGCTTGAACTTTTGCTAATAAGCTATACCATTTTCCTGTTCCTCAGAACATAACGTTATCATAGCCTCTGCCTTTTTACAttcttaaaaaattattaaacctcatgttaaaaaaaaaaaagtaataaataatattaccttgttaataaaataataaaaacaagttgGGGTCCTTTTATGGGTAagctttccacatttttttttgatgcaaGACTAAATTTAGAATTCCTACTGGTTGTCTTTTAAGTGTATCTTTTGCCCAAGTTTATGGTGAGAATACACCCCCCCGCAAAACAAAACGCAAAAAAACATATAGGGAACATCACTATTATAGAGTTTCTGGAacaaaaagtaaagggaaattttccAATGTGGGCAAATGTAGGGACAACTGTATAAAAGGAGATTTCCCCCACTTTTCTAAGTTCCTGTTGACTTttaaacaaatggaaaaatttattaaacttaaaaTCCCTTACAAATTGGTGTCAACTATGATGTGGTATATATGGatcaacaaataaaaagctgGAGGTGAAACCCTTATTATTGGTTTAGTTTGCCTTATAGTGTCAGAACACGTAATTAGTTAACATAAATGAATGATGTGAAAAAGGTGCTAACGGCACATGCAGCTGAAGGTATAGTTCCTTCTACATAATTCTGTGAATTCCCTTTCTGAAGTGAGTAGAATTATCTGTCTACATGGCAGTTTCTCAGCACTAAAAATAAACCTAGCCTCTTCTGATATGTCTCTGCCATCGACTTggtgttttgtttgctttatgtgtttttaaagaagaatGCATAATATAGAATTCTGCCACTGTTctaatatttttcccctttttctttttttttgtttttccctttcttttgtaGAGGACAGCCCCTGGAAAATGATTGACAGGGCTTGTCCAATCAGGACGGAGCTGAACAAGAACTCGATCTTCCCCTTTTCCATGTGTCCTTTCAGCACCAGCAATCCTGCCAACTTTAATTTGCCATGGCAGAACGAGTCCCCCAGTCAGTCCTTAGTTTCAGGGTGGATAAGCGAACTTAATCTCAACGACAGCTTTGGACAGCCGCTGGCACCTCCGACGAAAAGGCACTGCAGGTCACTGTCTGAGCCGGATGAACTGTCTCGCTGCCGATCCCCCTGGAAACCAGGCAATTCCAAGGTCTGGACTCCCGTTTCAAAAAGACGATGCAACAGTGGCGGCAGCACCACTTTACAGCGCTGCAATAGCCACGGCAATGCCACCTTGCAGAGAAGCACAAGTGTCATCCTACCACAGAATGCCCTGTCTCTTAACAACAACAGTGTATTCACAGTGCCTACCTGCAACACGTCCCCTATCCCAAGGCCCTCTTCCGCCAGCAGCGGCTTTGTGGATGGTAGCGAAGGAAGCACAACATCCAGCATACGTTGGAACTCTGGGGGCCCCTGCGACTTCAGTCCAAGGAGGCGCCTTTCTCTGTCTCAGGAGCACATCACAGAACCAGGAGATATTTTGCCTTCAGCCAACAGCACACCAACTTCTACCCCGGAGTTGAAGCGGCGCCAGGGCCTACTGCGGTGCCGATCCCAGCCATGTGTGTTAAACGAGAGGAAAGCTCGGCTAAAGCGTAGACGTGATGAGGATGTCCGATGGAGCAGACCatctatagattttttaaaaatgacacgGGTGAGTCTGTGtaagacattttaaatttgttatcATACACTTTCTCAAAGAAAATTGTTGCCCATTGGAACCAGATTATcctatttatgtgtttttgacACTATAGAAAATAGGATTTTAAGCAAAGCCCACACATTTTGTACCTATAACAACCCCTAATTTTCATGGATTAAGGCGGGCAACTCCACCTGCCTTGTAAAGAGTTACTGACTGCAGATATTTTGTGCACCTTCTGGAAACCTTCACATGTTCCTTTGGtgcttctaaaaacaaaatgctagATGTTTCTTATGGGAACTGTATTTGAGGTGTTCACCTTAAGTCTGtcaaaaagtttgattttaattttgtcaggtttttaatgcTATAGGGCCCTATTTGAGAGATTTACCCTTACCTTCTACCTTTCTGTTTTAGCTCAACAGGAAAGGATGTGAGGAAAATTGCTAACAGAGCCCTGGATAGCGGTGAAATCTCAACAAATTTAGCATTTTTCCCTATCCTATCGAAAgctaagaaaaaaagctttggttggacttacactttaataaaatgtgaaagtaGTTAACAGAGTTAGAGGCATAATGGAGTTTACCTTTACCTAAAGTTTTTCAATGTTCGCAagcttttaattattattgatgtgtaaatcaaaatatttccACTCCCTTGTTATCATATCGAGCGGTATGTACGTCCTGCCTGGAAATGACGTGCGGTAGGAAGATATGACTGCATTGTGCTTTTTGCTTTAGAgtgttttctctttcctttcttccaAATTATCTCAAGttaaggagtggtgggaagatgGGAAATTTTGCCATTCATAACACTTAGGAATCAGAACTCAGGAAATGGTAGCGAGTTATGTACAGACACAGAGGATAGCTTTGTCCAGAAATATTCTCCAGGAGTGGCTAAAAAAATGAACCATTGTTTCCGAAAAATTTCTAGAGAAGTTTTTACTTGCATTTTAACAGCAGTCTTGTTGTGATGAGTGAGTGGGGTTATGGTANNNNNNNNNNNNNNNNNNNNNNNNNNNNNNNNNNNNNNNNNNNNNNNNNNNNNNNNNNNNNNNNNNNNNNNNNNNNNNNNNNNNNNNNNNNNNNNNNNNNNNNNNNNNNNNNNNNNNNNNNNNNNNNNNNNNNNNNNNNNNNNNNNNNNNNNNNNNNNNNNNNNNNNNNNNNNNNNNNNNNNNNNNNNNNNNNNNNNNNNNNNNNNNNNNNNNNNNNNNNNNNNNNNNNNNNNNNNNNNNNNNNNNNNNNNNNNNNNNNNNNNNNNNNNNNNNNNNNNNNNNNNNNNNNNNNNNNNNNNNNNNNNNNNNNNNNNNNNNNNNNNNNNNNNNNNNNNNNNNNNNNNNNNNNNNNNNNNNNNNNNNNNNNNNNNNNNNNNNNNNNNNNNNNNNNNNNNNNNNTTTCCACAAATCAATTCCTAGCTTGGGTTGTATTGCCTAAGATCATGAATTATTATCACCTGTCAGGGACAAGCGCTACATTTAACAATAGACCGCTCATGGCTTTATAAGTTGACACGTTTACAGGATGAAATATAAATTTAGTTCCCTCCTGCCAGCTGCATGTACAGTGAGACGCATGCTTAAAATAGAGATTTGGAGGAAAGTCCCTTTCTCACGCTGTGTGCCTCACCCGTCCTCCCATAACCCACCCAAACCACACAAAATCTTTTATCTTATCCCATGTGCTAGAGGGAGAAGTTCACTCACTACACTTGTGTTGAGAGAGTTTGGACTTGTCTGCACTTGATGGCTCCTGAATTTCATTTTCTTGTATGTAACTTGACATTGTTAACATCGTTTATTGCTGTCAATGCTGATGTGTTTTGGCAACCTGTTTGGACCTTCAGGGTTTTTATTATTCTCAATGATCCAGTGTTTTTTCTTTACCTATTCATCCACTTGTTAGACTTTTTGGTCTATTTTACAACCAATTAAGTAAATCTCATGTATAGGTGTATAGTCTCACACACAGTAATGTATCGTGTTGATCTCATAGTAAATGCTGGCGGTGACAGTGGACAGGTAGATATAGCCATGCAAAGGAGAGGACTACTTTCTGAAGATTTCAACAGTCTATATTACCAAACCCTTCCAAAAATTATTAGGGGTCTGTTGCTCCTGCTATAAATGGCTTGGCGTATTGTTTAGGTGTTAAGATtaagcatttttttgtgttgttaatagacactttttttttgaagtttgcaCAGTGAACAATTGACGTTTGAAGTAATTCTCTGTTGACAAATCTtaaacttcaggcagatataaagtaTCAGTGCAGGTTAGCTGGTAAATGGTATTGCTATGCCCTTATTGTCCCATCCCAGGATGGGGTGGAGGGGTGACCAGGCAACATTTCTTATCTGCAGTAGAGAAAACATAGGTCACAACCCTACTGTCATGTCTGGAAGGGTTGTGTATATCTCAGACCTAAATCAACAGAAATATGAAATCTTTTTCAGGTAAAGctgttttatgatatatatatcaaatgtatAGTGAAACTTCCACCTTGTTTAACCTGTAAGTGTATTGCCTAATTTAATATTTCAAGAGATGTATGTAACAGGTAACTATAAAATGACCACAAAATGTTGGTAATGTTCTGGGTTTCTAGTAGTTGCCAAGTGCAGAACCTTCTGTGGCAAGTAGTCCTTTTCAACATTATTAAAGAGATAAGCAGTCATGTCCTTTCCTGGCCTGTAATCATCATAGCTCAGCGTGTGCAGTCCTTGCTACTTATTTTCACCAACGTCTTGAATAGCAGCACggattcctcctgtcagtgatGGGCCAGTGAATTATACTTTTTCCTGTTCAGGAAGCTCTCTGCTCTCATTACTCTTCTACTTTCTCATGGTCTTTCCAATACATGTGCAAAAAGGTCAATCTGTCATATAAATCATTTCTGCTTACTTGGACAAACCACAGTTTTGAACATTGATCTTATATTTGTTTGCGGAAGATTAGGATAAATTGTATTCTTCCCATTTTTTAACCTGTAACCCAGCTTCAGcttccaaaaatataattatttactacTTTTGCTCACTTTTTGCACAGAGGGGACCCTATGTTTACAATCTATAAAAGTAATAAGTGGCTGCCTAACAGTTCCCATCTGTCCCCTATGTATTCCTTGATATGTACCTTGTCCTTAGTTCTGCAATCAgcttcaaaaaataaattcaagttGAAAAGAAATCAAATCTCCAGCTGGAAGTACTCATAATATCCAAAATCAGTTGATCTAATAGTCACGTTGTTGCAATACTGATCATATCCGCATAAAGAAACCAGGTAGAAATGTGACTACTATAACCTAAAATATAGTTAGCACTGGTTTTTACTCTGATTATAACTTTTTGCATGGCCTTATTGCACATATAGAGACTggagtttttttctttcagatgctttattaaaaaaggcatCATTTTGTCGGTGTGCCAACCTAAACGTATAATCATACAGTTATGTCGTAATTGTTTCAGTTCCCGCCACAGGATTGTTGTTTACTCTTGTTGCCTAAACACaataaagacatctgacatatacaaacactaatttatttttgttcagggAAGTGAAACAGTACATCACTACCTCAAATTATAATCTGTTCCTCTTTGGTTTTAGGACTCCTTATGTCCCTCCCGTGTGTTGACTTGTATGCTTTGATCAAGCTTTTCAGGAATTATTTTTAAGTATGGGTGAAAGGGAAATGCCATGTTTTcacttcataaaatatataaagtaccTCAACCCTATNNNNNNNNNNNNNNNNNNNNNNNNNNNNNNNNNNNNNNNNNNNNNNNNNNNNNNNNNNNNNNNNNNNNNNNNNNNNNNNNNNNNNNNNNNNNNNNNNNNNNNNNNNNNNNNNNNNNNNNNNNNNNNNNNNNNNNNNNNNNNNNNNNNNNNNNNNNNNNNNNNNNNNNNNNNNNNNNNNNNNNNNNNNNNNNNNNNNNNNNNNNNNNNNNNNNNNNNNNNNNNNNNNNNNNNNNNNNNNNNNNNNNNNNNNNNNNNNNNNNNNNNNNNNNNNNNNNNNNNNNNNNNNNNNNNNNNNNNNNNNNNNNNNNNNNNNNNNNNNNNNNNNNNNNNNNNNNNNNNNNNNNNNNNNNNNNNNNNNNNNNNNNNNNNNNNNNNNNNNNNNNNNNNNNNNNNNNNNNNNNNNNNNNNNNNNNNNNNNNNNNNNNNNNNNNNNNNNNNNNNNNNNNNNNNNNNNNNNNNNNNNNNNNNNNNNNNNNNNNNNNNNNNNNNNNNNNNNNNNNNNNNNNNNNNNNNNNNNNNNNNNNNNNNNNNNNNNNNNNNNNNNNNNNNNNNNNNNNNNNNNNNNNNNNNNNNNNNNNNNNNNNNNNNNNNNNNNNNNNNNNNNNNNNNNNNNNNNNNNNNNNNNNNNNNNNNNNNNNNNNNNNNNNNNNNNNNNNNNNNNNNNNNNNNNNNNNNNNNNNNNNNNNNNNNNNNNNNNNNNNNNNNNNNNNNNNNNNNNNNNNNNNNNNNNNNNNNNNNNNNNNNNNNNNNNNNNNNNNNNNNNNNNNNNNNNNNNNNNNNNNNNNNNNNNNNNNNNNNNNNNNNNNNNNNNNNTGGAAACACAGTGCAGAAGAGCATACAAATGTGTAGCCTGGGTCCTATTAACATTTTTTACGTTAAAATAAATCATAAGCACATTTAgtaattaattttatgtttttttccagttgGTAAAGATAGCACAGCCCACCTATTTGCCTACTGCAGTAAAACACTGCTTTGTGTAGGAAAATGTGAGTTTTTTCACAGTTGTTACGCACCACCTGTATCTTAAGTCGAAATGTCAGCCAAGGTGTGGATCAGGTTTCAGTGCGAGCAGACAAACATGGCCCTATGAATGGAAGACCTTCATACTTTCCAGCTAATAGTTAATCCGAAGGCTCCAGCTAATTTTTTAGACAGCTGTTTGACCCTGCTGGAAAATGTGGCGTCCCAGTGGGATGGCTCCCATTATCTAACAGTTTTGGCAAGATCTTCGAGCTCTCAGAATGTGTACCCGGTAATAAGGCAATTATTGCAAAGAGCAGAAAGGCTCAGCCTGATGTTTTATGTTAGGATCTGGCTTCTTTCAGTCTGGAAAGGAATCGCGCGTTACCTtgtctgaaaatatttgcaaagtatGGGAAATCATTTTGCCATACAACTATAGAACCTGTAGATTGCGTACCCAAGGGTTTTAATGTGCATGTATAGTGAGAGAGAAAAAATCTACCATTGCTTGCCTATTTCTAAAAATGCTGGCTGGCTGCCTGTCTGAgtctgacccagaacaagcatgcagcaagtgtaTGGCAAGTCAATGACTTTGGGAAGGTGGTGAGCAGTGGCAGCCGGTGCAGTTCTCTCTATAGTAGTGGTTTATGGATAGACTAGTGCCCTTTATGCAATGATACGGTTATGTGATACTAGCTCTAGACTGCCATAAATATAACCTGCTAATATATTACACCTCCCGTATCGGTGTGTCTGCTTTACAGTATACAACTGTGGGTGTTGTGGAATGCAGAGCCTCACCTACTTCTTGTTAAAGACATTGTTAATGTGATACCCATCATCTGTCTGTAAAGGTTTAGAGTTGTCATGTAGTCATAGTATATTTCATTGTGGGATGCAGAGGAGACCTGCTTGAATGACAAATTAAAAGAAAGTTGGCATTTGTACAGAATGCATGATTTTAGAGGCTTTTGGGCTGCCATAAAGGTACTTTTTGTTGTAGTGGAATCAGTTTGCCATCTTCTAATCCGGGTACATCAAAGAAGTCTTCTTCCTTGCAACCATAAAGATATAGAAAAGTGGGTGGAATCAAGAAGAcaacttaaataataataataattaaaaaatggtaaaaggcGGGGGTTAGAAAATGTCAGTACAAAGGTTATCTGCATAGCAAGTGGAGCCTGACGGCTATAAGTAATATttggatgaaaatatttaaaaattgttatgtACTACTATTGCTCATCAGTATGtcatgctgtttcttttttttattctttttttatgcttacacatgtatttattttgtatagagaTTTATCAacactccctctagtggctgtCTGTATATCGCACACCGTATTCAGCATCTCTGCTGAATAGGTCCTTGGATAAACCTTGATTGCATTATAAGCTAGaaagaaagtattatttttattcttctgaTTTACCCCGAAGAGGAGCAGTAAGACACCACCACTGTGCTGTGCTAAGAAGGAAGCACAGCATATTTCTGTGCAATGGTAACCCATAGAGCAGGAGATCAGCAACAGGTCTTCTGCATTTAGTGGTAGGTGACTCATTTCCCCAGCAGCCAAACTTGACTTTCAAAATGACAAAACCGTTGCGGTATCATACATATGTAATCGCTGCATACGGTGTGAAATACCAAATTTGACTTTCCTATCAGCTGTGCATGGCTTTGAGTAACAGATCTGTTATTGATGAAAGGAATGTGTATTGTTATAGTCAGGTTGATATTAAACATTGTATTATCTTTACAATCTATAAACAGAATTTCTATATAAATTATAGATGTATATTACTGGAGCCGTATTACATACACAGGTTTTGCTTCCCTCTTTGCAGTTCTACACAATAGTTTTGGTTTACCATTCTTTTTTTGGCCGACTTATTGAAAACAGTGCAACTCTTTGTGGCCAATATCTTCTTTCACTGGTTTGAAGAGAGACACAAAAAACGTTCTCATCTCTTACATCCTACTAGTAACTAATTTACAAACTCGATAATAGAATAACAGAAGTAGAGAAGATACATTATGAGCAAAGAAATGCAAGATTCAAAGAACAAGTAAAAGAAGATATTTCATAATTTTAAGGTAGGCAGTAAGACAATTTGAACAAGTATGGATGTTGCTGGTGGCAAATACCTCCAGGTATGTGTGATAAGTAGTTCCCTCTAAAAACAAGGCTTTCTCCCAACAGCTCCTACATTAGTATTATCctgcaattaaaatgttaaagttattctaaaaatacttaaagcaaataaacacccagaaataaaatatttttgatgctTACGAGTCCTTAGACATGGTGGTTGCATCTTAAGTATCTCACCTTCAATATGGCTGTAGCCATAGATGCCACCAAAGCTGGATTCtaaatgtctgcctttgttcagcCCAATTCCATAGGTGGTGAACTTTGTTTCATGTATCCAGGTCAGCTCATAGGAACTGACAAGTCATTCAGCTTCAGCATTTCATGCAAGATAAGAAGATATTGTCTTTATTTTACGAAATGTTTcttagaccaaaaaaaaaaacaaatgttgccaATGCACCCAAGGATGGGTAACTTGCAATATGTTCCTTGTTTGTTAATTGGTTTCTCATTGACAGATATTTTTAGTGTGTAGGTTGACAGCCGTATCTACAGCTTCCTATACTAGAAAATTTAATAAactgctgatgttcccatactaTCATAACAGACTAAATCTAATAATTCGGACCCAACCAACAGAAGGAGAGAACCATACTTCCTCAGCAATCATCTACTTTTTCACATTAACACTGTAAATTCTACTCTTATTTGCAAGCTGTCATGCATATCTTTCACTTATATAGTTTTGTGGTGATTGGTAACACTAAAGTTTCCATTCAGCATGTTTTCATACTAAACCTACACCAGCTGTTTCTTTAGTGAAAAACCTCTTCAGTTCCTTCAAAAATGAAGAACCTTGCTTTGCCTGACACATTCCTAACATATTTTCACATGTACTTTTTTCGGCTCACATCACCTGTTGACTCGGTAGCCATAATACATGATGGTTCTGTAGGGAGTACTGATGTCACTCATGTATGTGTTTCATTTTGTTGTTGGCACCATTTTTAGGCTTCAGTGACTAAATGTCTCCTTTCCATAAGTCTATAGATTAGCTATAATTTTTTTACGGAAATGCCCAGTCCGCTGTAAAACACAGTGAGTTTTCcagtttcacattttttgtttgttgtgcaCTTTGTATCTTTGTTATGTTAGCTTTGCGTTGTTCTTGTGACACCACCCAAGTTTTACTGATTTGGCAGCCATGAATGTACACATAGGGATCCTCTggatacagaaaaaatgtatgctAGAAGTAAATGTATGTAGAGTGAATGAATAAAGTTGGTCATTCACCAGAAAGCGCATAAGTGTGAACAAAGCTTTTACATTTTCCATAGATCCTCAAAACTTCTGTTCAGAAAATATCATCCACCACTTTCATGCTTAAGCTTTTACCCAGCCCTTAAGCCTTTTCATTGGCTATTGAATGCACCCATCTCCAATATTGGCCAATCCAGGAAAGGTATGGAGTGGGAGAAGGTGGTTCAGGTTAAATCTAAAGATCATAAAATAACACAAGTAACTGAAAATGGCCTCCTATATGGACCAGGAGCCACTTAACAAGTGCACACTTTTCTCTgatcaatattaaaatattgctgtATACAGAAACAAGTCCAACAGGTAAAATAAGGTATGCAACCTGTTTATTAAACTTGAAGCCATGCACTGAAGATATTTTAAAGACCATCATATTATACACTGAACTCCACATTCTGTAAACCTGGCACGCAGTTATTATTGGGTTGAAGATTGTTCTTATTCTCAtgttaaaacaacataaaaaaatgtagagaCATCCTGACAGGATGAGGCTTCTTTGCAGGTTAAAACAGAGGCTTGGCTGAGCAGTTTGCTAGAAGTTTCATACAGTGAAATTCTTACTTCGAAGGCAAATCTTTTCTGCCCTAAAGATCTCAGTTCAATTTATTCATAAGACAGGGCAAGCaagataaaataattatgtatgtaagATTTGCTATGTACTTTGACATATCTTTTACAAACTTTTGGGGTTTAATAATCTTGCTTTAAGAACATTAAAACTTTTTGTCATGGTTTAATCCTTGGTAATGTTGCTTTTGTTTCTAGGTGAGCAGGTTGTGTCTGCTGTGGCTGTATTTCTGGATTCTGGTGGACATTGATTGGATGAATGTTGCTAGTAATCTCACTATTGGCAATTGTCTTATATAGAAAGGGGAAGATGGCATCATTACTAGACCCAAAGCTTAGAGCAGGATGTAGGCAAATTCCAATGGAATTCAGATTTAATATGTCGGTCTCCTCTTCTCTTTCCAATCCCACAAATTTCACATATCCATTGTGGGTCACTCTACCCCATAAGTCATTAAACCTTTTCTATTTTGACTGTCTGTGTAAAATTAAGTCCATTTTTCTTCCAGTATATTCCCTGGTATGGAACGTTTGTCACGGGTGCTAGATCCTGCTACAGTTTATCCAACACCAGTAATTGCTTTGCAGGATGGTTGGCCTTGGTTTTCTAGTTTGTATGCCATAATTTAGTTTTATGGTTCCTTTAAACCTTTCATTCAAGATGTTTAACTTCCCTAAAGAAGTAGAGTTGCAAAACCTAAATGATGAAGTCATACACATTTACAGGATGTCATTCTTTCACTCCCTTTAAAGTGATTGCTGACAATTGACAGCTAATCaatttgtatagattttttttttattgaagtgtaATTTATAAATGGTCACACcaagattcttttctttttttttttcttttttctttttttttttttgcaacctacAGCAAAAAGTGATTCTTCCTCTAGCAAATAGTCAGAAATGCATATTTAGCTAAGAATTATGATATGTTTCTTGAGTTATGTTGCATTAGGTTCCAGGGTTTGTAAAGCTGTTCTGGGCAACTGATCTAAGAATTAAGCGCACCAACTGccatatttatttccatttagaTTGCACCAGTGGCCAACTAGGACACCTTTATTGGATCCTGGTGGGACAGTTGGTGGGATTATCCCATTTCAAGAAAATGAATTGCAGTAGCAAAGTAAAACTACCGGTAATTTGAGGCACACAAAGGGTTGTTATCTGACATACGTCTATCATATATTATGTACACTGGGATCACTGTTTAAAGCAGGCTGGTACAAGTAGGTTAACAAAACATAATGATGTTGCCTTTAGTCTGATTAAAACAGTCAGATCTCTCAAGTTCTTCTTCTTTGGCTCATTACTTACTGCCGCTTGAAAAATTCTAACCACT is part of the Pyxicephalus adspersus chromosome 3, UCB_Pads_2.0, whole genome shotgun sequence genome and encodes:
- the FAM53A gene encoding protein FAM53A isoform X2, with translation MIDRACPIRTELNKNSIFPFSMCPFSTSNPANFNLPWQNESPSQSLVSGWISELNLNDSFGQPLAPPTKRHCRSLSEPDELSRCRSPWKPGNSKVWTPVSKRRCNSGGSTTLQRCNSHGNATLQRSTSVILPQNALSLNNNSVFTVPTCNTSPIPRPSSASSGFVDGSEGSTTSSIRWNSGGPCDFSPRRRLSLSQEHITEPGDILPSANSTPTSTPELKRRQGLLRCRSQPCVLNERKARLKRRRDEDVRWSRPSIDFLKMTRTSKSLCSLDYEEDDEDPHLKTIVSSPCDSNDLMNIVTPGSSPVKETTDEGTYSRDFRREATVSESEEDLSDCECIEGTMVQMKCDDLDLEQIENN
- the FAM53A gene encoding protein FAM53A isoform X1, producing the protein MIVGLRSVDVRTNMVTLITEKLQNQSLDDRSCKTYNINLRSSEKLNNGGTLFPYEINEDSPWKMIDRACPIRTELNKNSIFPFSMCPFSTSNPANFNLPWQNESPSQSLVSGWISELNLNDSFGQPLAPPTKRHCRSLSEPDELSRCRSPWKPGNSKVWTPVSKRRCNSGGSTTLQRCNSHGNATLQRSTSVILPQNALSLNNNSVFTVPTCNTSPIPRPSSASSGFVDGSEGSTTSSIRWNSGGPCDFSPRRRLSLSQEHITEPGDILPSANSTPTSTPELKRRQGLLRCRSQPCVLNERKARLKRRRDEDVRWSRPSIDFLKMTRTSKSLCSLDYEEDDEDPHLKTIVSSPCDSNDLMNIVTPGSSPVKETTDEGTYSRDFRREATVSESEEDLSDCECIEGTMVQMKCDDLDLEQIENN